From a single Candidatus Brevundimonas phytovorans genomic region:
- the ndk gene encoding nucleoside-diphosphate kinase, translated as MTERTFSIIKPDATRRNLTGAINAVIEGAGLRIVAQRRIKLTEAQAKKFYEVHAERPFYGELVGQMIAEPVVVQVLEAEGAVAKYREVMGATNPNDAAEGTIRKLFALSIGENSVHGSDSLENAGIEIAQFFTDADIVG; from the coding sequence ATGACCGAACGCACTTTCTCGATCATCAAACCCGACGCCACGCGCCGCAACCTGACCGGCGCGATCAACGCCGTCATCGAAGGCGCAGGCCTGCGCATCGTCGCCCAGCGCCGCATCAAGCTGACCGAAGCCCAAGCCAAGAAGTTCTACGAAGTGCACGCCGAGCGTCCCTTCTACGGCGAACTGGTTGGCCAGATGATCGCTGAGCCCGTCGTCGTGCAGGTGCTGGAAGCCGAAGGCGCTGTCGCCAAGTACCGCGAAGTCATGGGCGCCACCAACCCGAACGACGCCGCCGAAGGCACGATCCGCAAGCTGTTCGCCCTGTCGATCGGCGAGAACTCGGTCCACGGTTCGGACTCGCTGGAAAACGCCGGCATCGAAATCGCTCAGTTCTTCACCGACGCCGACATCGTTGGCTAA
- a CDS encoding Ppx/GppA phosphatase family protein: MGVEAEYPSRQIAVIDIGSNSVRLVLYRLEGRAVWTMFNEKVLAGLGRDLAATKRLSVPGVVSAMTALRRFAALIEGVQPDQTIVAATAAVREAEDGVEFCARVAAETGLQVRVLSGEEEARYSALGVLAGAPGSQGVAADMGGASLELTRIGDGGRHRPLDKGVTLPLGPFALTDPKGFDIDRLRARIAKRLAPVAAPFASEALHAVGGAWRSLAQMHMAMTDHPLRIVHEYAMTAADARDLARLVARQSKGALEKLPGVSKRRAETLPYAALVLDGLIEALGLKSITFSAWGVREGLLYAGLSPEMAAVDPLLAGCSAWGGRQGVDPALPRALDGWLQPVVSAMPEAFGEERDAVLTSSVCRLADLGARLHPDHRVDLVFDQVLRSPIPGQTHAERAFLAVAMNARYGGEAKTPAPGAVDRLLSAPGQKRARALGLAMRLACDLSGRSPQLLANAAATVEKGALRITAAEGYADMLLGEQTRRRAKALAEAMNLTLKI; encoded by the coding sequence ATGGGCGTCGAGGCCGAATACCCGTCGCGTCAGATCGCGGTCATCGACATCGGCTCCAACTCGGTGCGCCTGGTCCTCTACCGGCTGGAAGGCCGCGCGGTCTGGACCATGTTCAACGAGAAGGTCCTGGCCGGTCTGGGGCGGGATCTGGCGGCGACCAAACGCCTGTCCGTGCCGGGCGTCGTCTCGGCCATGACGGCCCTGCGCCGCTTCGCCGCCCTGATCGAGGGCGTTCAGCCGGATCAGACCATCGTCGCCGCCACCGCCGCCGTGCGCGAGGCCGAAGACGGGGTCGAGTTCTGCGCCCGCGTGGCCGCCGAAACGGGCTTGCAGGTCCGCGTGCTCAGCGGCGAGGAAGAAGCCCGCTATTCCGCGCTCGGCGTCCTGGCCGGCGCGCCGGGATCGCAGGGCGTGGCCGCCGACATGGGCGGCGCCAGCCTGGAACTGACCCGCATCGGCGACGGCGGTCGCCACCGTCCGCTGGACAAGGGCGTGACCCTGCCGCTCGGCCCCTTCGCCCTGACCGATCCCAAGGGATTCGACATCGACCGGCTGCGCGCCCGGATCGCCAAACGTCTGGCCCCCGTGGCCGCCCCCTTCGCCAGCGAGGCCCTGCACGCGGTCGGCGGGGCGTGGCGCAGCCTGGCCCAGATGCACATGGCCATGACCGACCATCCGCTGCGGATCGTCCACGAATACGCCATGACCGCCGCCGACGCCCGCGATCTGGCCCGCCTGGTGGCGCGTCAGTCCAAGGGCGCGCTGGAAAAGCTGCCGGGCGTGTCAAAGCGCCGGGCCGAGACCCTGCCCTACGCCGCCTTGGTGCTGGATGGCCTGATTGAGGCCCTGGGCCTGAAGTCGATCACCTTCTCCGCCTGGGGCGTACGCGAGGGCCTGCTTTACGCCGGCCTGTCGCCCGAAATGGCGGCGGTCGATCCCCTGCTGGCCGGTTGTTCGGCCTGGGGCGGCCGTCAGGGCGTCGACCCGGCTCTGCCCCGTGCTCTGGACGGCTGGCTGCAGCCCGTCGTCTCAGCCATGCCGGAGGCCTTCGGCGAGGAACGCGACGCGGTCCTGACCTCTTCGGTCTGTCGTCTCGCGGACCTCGGCGCGCGCCTGCATCCTGACCACCGGGTCGATCTGGTCTTCGATCAGGTCCTGCGCTCACCCATTCCAGGCCAGACCCACGCCGAACGCGCCTTTCTGGCCGTGGCCATGAACGCCCGCTATGGCGGCGAGGCCAAGACGCCCGCTCCCGGCGCTGTGGACCGCCTGCTGTCTGCCCCGGGCCAGAAGCGCGCCCGCGCCCTTGGCCTGGCCATGCGGCTGGCCTGCGACCTGTCGGGCCGCTCGCCGCAACTGTTGGCCAACGCCGCCGCCACGGTCGAAAAGGGCGCCCTGCGGATCACCGCCGCCGAGGGCTACGCCGACATGCTGCTGGGCGAACAAACCCGCCGCCGCGCCAAGGCCCTGGCCGAGGCCATGAACCTGACGCTGAAAATCTAG
- a CDS encoding ABC-F family ATP-binding cassette domain-containing protein: MLQITNLTFNAWGRQFLDDASVSLPPGAKVGLVGRNGIGKSTLFKLILGELAANGDEVSLPKTARVGSVDQEHPATPDSVLDTILEADEERHTLLTRLETAEPEEMGEIWARLIDIDADSAPARAGEILAGLGFSQADQQRPMSEFSGGWRMRVALAAALFSEPDMLLLDEPTNYLDLEGALWLESRLQKYPHTALIISHDRELLNNSCTHILHLANRKLELYTGGYDMFEKARAEKARLQLSAKAKQDAERAHLQAFVDRFKAKASKAAQAQSRMKRLAKMEPVSTTIEERVAPFTLPSPPRPLAPPLIRLERANVGYETGKPILRNLYLRMDLDDRIGLLGVNGAGKSTFAKMIAGALTVSDGELHRDRKMRVGWFHQHQIEAMDPTDTPLEIIRRAMPEASESSRRSKLAQFGLGFEKQETTVESLSGGERARLLLNMVAMDAPHVLILDEPTNHLDIDSRRALLDALNEYNGAVILITHDRSLMEMVADRLWLAADGTVKPYDGDMDDYQKFVLDRAKAAAVKPTQIKDEAVAAAPSQSGKKKNDKKSGPSPSTLRHAVKKAEERMAALAAEVGRIDDDLANAAVSNPKALEGLTRARAKTQSDLEAAEAAWMEAEEALAAVS, from the coding sequence ATGCTCCAGATCACCAACCTGACGTTCAACGCCTGGGGCCGCCAGTTCCTCGACGACGCCTCTGTCAGCCTGCCGCCCGGCGCCAAGGTCGGCCTGGTGGGCCGCAACGGCATTGGCAAGTCGACGCTGTTCAAGCTGATTCTGGGGGAGCTGGCCGCCAACGGCGACGAGGTCAGCCTGCCCAAGACCGCCCGCGTCGGCTCGGTGGATCAGGAACACCCGGCCACCCCCGACAGCGTGCTGGACACCATTCTGGAAGCGGACGAAGAACGCCACACCCTGCTGACCCGGCTGGAAACGGCCGAGCCTGAGGAGATGGGCGAGATCTGGGCGCGCCTGATCGACATCGACGCCGATTCAGCCCCCGCCCGCGCCGGTGAGATCCTGGCCGGTCTGGGCTTCAGCCAGGCCGACCAGCAACGCCCCATGTCCGAGTTCTCGGGCGGCTGGCGCATGCGCGTGGCCCTGGCGGCGGCCTTGTTCTCCGAACCGGACATGCTACTGCTCGACGAACCGACCAACTACCTCGATCTGGAAGGCGCCCTGTGGCTGGAAAGCCGCCTGCAGAAGTATCCGCACACGGCCCTGATCATCAGCCACGACCGCGAACTGCTGAACAACTCCTGCACCCACATCCTGCACCTGGCGAACCGTAAGCTCGAACTCTACACCGGCGGCTACGACATGTTCGAGAAGGCGCGCGCCGAGAAGGCCCGTCTGCAACTGTCGGCCAAGGCCAAGCAGGACGCCGAGCGCGCCCACCTGCAAGCCTTCGTGGACCGCTTCAAGGCCAAGGCCTCCAAGGCCGCCCAGGCCCAGTCACGGATGAAGCGCCTGGCCAAGATGGAGCCGGTCTCGACCACCATCGAGGAACGCGTCGCCCCCTTCACCCTGCCGTCGCCGCCGCGCCCCCTGGCGCCGCCGCTGATCCGTCTGGAACGCGCCAATGTCGGCTATGAGACCGGCAAGCCCATCCTGCGCAATCTGTACCTGCGCATGGACCTGGACGACCGCATCGGTCTGCTGGGCGTCAACGGCGCGGGCAAGTCGACCTTCGCCAAGATGATCGCCGGCGCCCTGACCGTGTCCGACGGCGAACTGCATCGCGACCGGAAGATGCGCGTGGGCTGGTTCCACCAGCATCAGATCGAGGCCATGGACCCGACCGACACCCCGCTGGAGATCATCCGCCGGGCGATGCCGGAGGCCAGCGAAAGCAGCCGCCGCTCCAAGCTGGCCCAGTTCGGTCTGGGCTTCGAGAAGCAGGAAACCACGGTCGAGAGCCTGTCGGGCGGCGAGCGCGCCCGTCTGCTGCTGAACATGGTGGCGATGGATGCGCCCCACGTCCTGATCCTCGACGAACCGACCAACCACCTGGACATCGACAGCCGCCGCGCCCTGCTGGACGCGCTGAACGAGTATAACGGCGCCGTCATCCTGATCACTCACGACCGCTCGCTGATGGAGATGGTCGCAGACCGCCTGTGGCTGGCCGCCGACGGCACGGTGAAGCCCTATGACGGCGACATGGACGACTATCAGAAGTTCGTCCTCGACCGCGCCAAGGCCGCAGCCGTCAAACCAACCCAGATCAAGGACGAGGCCGTCGCCGCCGCCCCCTCGCAGAGCGGAAAGAAGAAAAACGACAAGAAATCAGGACCGTCGCCCTCGACCCTGCGTCATGCGGTGAAGAAAGCCGAAGAACGCATGGCCGCCCTGGCCGCCGAGGTCGGCCGCATCGACGACGACCTGGCCAACGCCGCTGTGTCGAACCCGAAGGCGCTGGAAGGCTTGACGCGCGCCCGCGCCAAGACCCAGTCCGATCTGGAGGCCGCCGAGGCCGCCTGGATGGAGGCCGAAGAAGCTCTGGCCGCCGTGTCCTGA
- the purN gene encoding phosphoribosylglycinamide formyltransferase, which produces MPTETAQPPIPRPKTRVAVLISGSGTNMASLIAAGQAADAPYEVVVVISNIADVAGLDKARAAGVETLTVEHKPFGKDREAHERAIDALLVEREVEVIALAGYMRLLTPWLVQKWAGRMLNIHPSLLPLYPGLNTHARAIAAGDAEAGCTVHVVTEGVDEGPVLGQARVPILPGDTADTLAERVKEAEHTLYPRTLAAFVTRQRQA; this is translated from the coding sequence ATGCCGACTGAAACCGCCCAGCCCCCGATCCCGAGGCCCAAGACGCGCGTGGCCGTGCTGATCTCCGGCTCCGGCACCAACATGGCCTCGCTCATCGCTGCGGGTCAGGCGGCTGACGCGCCGTATGAGGTCGTGGTCGTCATTTCCAACATCGCCGACGTAGCCGGTCTGGATAAGGCGCGCGCCGCCGGGGTCGAGACCCTGACGGTCGAGCACAAGCCGTTCGGCAAGGACCGTGAGGCGCATGAGCGCGCCATCGACGCCCTGCTGGTGGAACGCGAGGTCGAGGTCATCGCCCTGGCCGGCTACATGCGCCTGCTGACGCCCTGGCTGGTGCAGAAATGGGCGGGGCGGATGCTGAACATCCACCCGTCGCTGTTGCCCCTCTATCCGGGCCTCAACACCCACGCCCGCGCCATCGCGGCCGGCGACGCCGAGGCGGGCTGCACCGTCCATGTGGTCACCGAGGGCGTCGATGAAGGCCCCGTCCTGGGCCAGGCGCGCGTGCCGATCCTGCCCGGCGACACGGCCGACACCCTGGCCGAACGGGTCAAGGAAGCGGAACACACCCTCTATCCACGGACGCTGGCGGCCTTCGTCACGCGCCAGAGGCAGGCCTAA
- a CDS encoding peptidase S10, which produces MRHLLTVACAAAMLAAPMTVMAQDASGGGSGPVRSAADRLRNANAEQVERNWARATPEEKEVTTSHSITAHGRTMRYKATAGTLTIRDDAGMPTASLFYVAYTLDGQPVGRRPVTYLYNGGPGSPTVWLHMGAFGPVRVLTDDPVVERPAPFNVGPNDMTLLDKSDLVFIDMVGAGYSRPLAETPGSAFWGVDQDADAFTRAIMRYTSKFNRWSSPKYVLGESYGTLRTGAVAHQLESRGMSLNGVILLSSIMNYGVRQPGYAQNFITLLPTYAATAWYHNKVPNRPATVEAHVQRARDFAMGPYAAALAKGHMISDAERAQIAQQMSELIGVSPTFIDNANLRVELSPFRKELLRDRRETIGRLDTRYLGMDADAVGGEPEEDPSSSAVTGAYFGIFNDYIANTLNYRTDMDYRQSARGLPGFNWNWSHRPPVGGMQTTPNTAVDLATTMRRNPHLKVLSLNGYYDAATPFFSTEYDLAQMMLEPRLRQNLEFTYYEGGHMMYTSRKALEELHVDLARFYDETQNGGVR; this is translated from the coding sequence ATGCGTCATCTGCTTACCGTCGCCTGCGCGGCGGCCATGCTGGCCGCGCCCATGACCGTCATGGCGCAGGACGCGTCCGGGGGCGGCTCCGGCCCGGTCCGCTCGGCCGCCGACCGTCTGCGCAACGCCAACGCCGAGCAGGTCGAGCGCAACTGGGCCCGCGCCACGCCGGAAGAGAAGGAGGTGACGACCAGCCATTCGATCACCGCCCACGGCCGCACCATGCGCTACAAGGCCACAGCCGGCACCCTGACGATCCGCGACGACGCCGGGATGCCGACGGCCAGCCTGTTCTATGTCGCCTACACCCTGGACGGGCAGCCGGTCGGGCGCCGTCCGGTGACATACCTCTACAACGGCGGGCCGGGCTCGCCGACGGTGTGGCTGCACATGGGCGCATTCGGCCCCGTGCGCGTGTTGACCGATGATCCGGTGGTCGAGCGCCCGGCGCCCTTCAACGTCGGTCCCAATGACATGACCCTGCTGGACAAGAGCGACCTGGTCTTCATCGACATGGTCGGGGCCGGCTATTCGCGCCCCCTGGCCGAGACGCCGGGTTCGGCCTTCTGGGGCGTGGATCAGGACGCGGACGCCTTCACCCGCGCCATCATGCGCTACACCTCCAAGTTCAACCGCTGGTCCAGCCCCAAGTACGTGCTGGGCGAAAGCTACGGCACCCTGCGCACCGGGGCGGTGGCGCATCAGCTGGAAAGCCGGGGGATGTCGCTGAATGGCGTCATCCTGCTGTCGTCGATCATGAACTACGGCGTGCGCCAGCCGGGCTATGCGCAGAACTTCATCACCCTGCTGCCGACCTATGCGGCGACGGCCTGGTATCACAACAAGGTGCCGAACCGCCCCGCGACGGTCGAGGCCCACGTCCAGCGTGCGCGCGACTTCGCCATGGGGCCCTATGCGGCGGCCCTGGCCAAGGGGCACATGATCTCGGACGCCGAGCGGGCCCAGATCGCCCAGCAGATGAGCGAACTGATCGGCGTTTCGCCCACCTTCATCGACAACGCCAACCTGCGGGTCGAGCTGTCGCCGTTCCGCAAGGAGCTGCTGCGGGATCGGCGCGAGACCATCGGCCGTCTGGACACCCGCTATCTGGGCATGGACGCCGACGCCGTGGGCGGCGAGCCGGAAGAAGACCCGTCGAGCAGCGCCGTCACCGGCGCCTATTTCGGCATCTTCAACGACTACATCGCCAATACGCTGAACTACCGGACCGACATGGACTATCGCCAGTCGGCGCGCGGCCTGCCGGGCTTCAACTGGAACTGGAGCCACCGGCCGCCGGTCGGCGGGATGCAGACCACGCCGAACACGGCGGTCGATCTGGCCACGACTATGCGGCGTAACCCACATCTGAAGGTGCTGTCGCTGAACGGCTACTACGACGCCGCCACGCCCTTCTTCTCGACCGAGTACGACCTGGCCCAGATGATGCTGGAGCCCAGGCTGCGCCAGAACCTGGAGTTCACCTACTATGAGGGCGGACACATGATGTACACGAGCCGCAAGGCGCTGGAGGAACTGCACGTCGATCTGGCCAGGTTCTACGACGAGACCCAGAACGGCGGGGTTCGTTGA
- the purM gene encoding phosphoribosylformylglycinamidine cyclo-ligase, translating into MSDTPEAPNSGLTYADAGVDIDAGEMLVDAIKPLAKSTRRPGAEASLGGFGALFDLKAAGFEDPLIVTTTDGVGTKLKIAIETGRHDGVGVDLVAMCVNDLLAQGAEPLMFLDYYATGKLDVDAARRVVAGIAEGCRQSGSALVGGETAEMPGMYSGGDYDLAGFSVGAVERGQVLPYLDQQKAGDIIIGLASSGPHSNGYSLIRKVVEKSGLAWGDDAPFAKDRTLAQALMEPTRIYVKPVLPLMKAGLIKGAAHITGGGLIENPPRCIAEGLQAAFDWNAWALPPVFQWLGQVGGISDHELRRTFNCGVGFMLIVSPENAEPVLAALLNAGEEAFICGQLEAA; encoded by the coding sequence ATGAGCGACACCCCAGAAGCCCCGAATTCCGGCCTCACCTACGCCGATGCGGGCGTGGACATCGACGCCGGAGAAATGTTGGTCGACGCGATCAAGCCCCTCGCCAAGTCGACTCGCCGCCCCGGCGCCGAGGCTTCGCTGGGCGGATTCGGCGCCCTGTTCGACCTGAAGGCCGCCGGTTTTGAAGACCCGCTGATCGTCACCACCACGGACGGCGTCGGCACCAAGCTGAAGATCGCCATCGAGACCGGCCGTCATGACGGCGTGGGCGTCGATCTGGTCGCCATGTGCGTCAACGACCTCTTGGCGCAAGGCGCCGAGCCGCTGATGTTCCTGGACTACTACGCCACGGGCAAGCTGGACGTGGACGCCGCGCGCCGCGTCGTCGCCGGCATCGCCGAGGGCTGCCGTCAGTCGGGCAGCGCCCTGGTGGGCGGCGAGACGGCCGAAATGCCCGGCATGTATTCGGGCGGCGACTATGATCTGGCCGGCTTCTCGGTCGGCGCGGTCGAGCGCGGTCAGGTCCTGCCCTATCTGGACCAGCAGAAGGCCGGCGACATCATCATCGGCCTGGCCTCGTCGGGTCCGCACTCGAACGGCTATTCGCTGATCCGCAAGGTGGTCGAGAAGTCCGGCCTGGCCTGGGGCGACGACGCCCCCTTCGCCAAGGACCGCACCCTGGCCCAGGCCCTGATGGAGCCGACCCGCATCTATGTGAAGCCGGTCCTGCCGCTGATGAAGGCCGGCCTGATCAAGGGCGCGGCCCACATCACGGGCGGCGGCCTGATCGAAAACCCGCCGCGCTGCATCGCCGAGGGCCTTCAGGCCGCGTTCGACTGGAACGCCTGGGCCCTGCCCCCGGTGTTCCAATGGCTGGGTCAGGTGGGCGGCATCTCCGACCACGAACTGCGCCGCACCTTCAACTGCGGCGTCGGCTTCATGCTGATCGTCTCGCCGGAAAACGCCGAGCCGGTTCTGGCCGCCCTGCTGAACGCCGGCGAAGAAGCCTTCATCTGCGGACAACTGGAAGCCGCCTGA
- a CDS encoding peptidase M13 has protein sequence MSKTRLMGAAGLALAFALSAQAASAQNAHAGHAAAADAPQIHPWGFDLGGRDLAVKPGDDFNEYANGTYLRNTEIPSDKARFGPFDVLYENAQGQLKSIIEASAANPTNANAQKVGALYASFMDEARVNQLGAQPLAADLAAVRAVADHSGMARLMGESHAGFGGSLFGVDVFEDLQNPNLNSAYMGQGGLGLPDRDYYLKADFAPQREAYVAYITRALTAAGWDNPAQAAADILAFETKVAEKHWTTVERRQIDKIYNPAPTADLAKLAPGFDWTAFLQGAQISNVPTIVLMENTAIPGIAQVFADTSLDTLKAWEAFQIVDQAGPYLSDAFVDSRFEFRGKTLRGQPENRPRWNRGVALVDGQLGEVLGQEYVRLHFPASSKTQMEALVANLSAAMTERLKKLDWMSEPTREQALLKMSKFGVKIGYPEKWRSYDGLELSAGDLYGNVERASAFDWAWKRGKIGQPVDPLEWGMTPQTVNAYYNPPRNEIVFPAAILQPPFFDPHADPAVNYGGIGAVIGHEITHGFDDQGRKSDADGVLRDWWTPEDAARFDARAKVLGAIYDAQEPIAGTPINGDLTMGENIADLGGLLMALDAYHRSLNGQPAPVIDGLTGDQRVFLGWAQVWREKSREAALKEQLTTDPHSPGAARASTPPRNIDAWYAAFGVTPDQAQYIAPESRARIW, from the coding sequence ATGTCCAAGACCCGCCTGATGGGCGCCGCCGGCCTGGCGCTCGCCTTCGCGCTCTCCGCCCAAGCCGCCTCGGCCCAGAACGCCCACGCCGGCCACGCCGCCGCTGCCGACGCCCCTCAGATCCACCCCTGGGGCTTTGACCTCGGCGGTCGCGACCTGGCGGTGAAGCCCGGCGACGACTTCAACGAATACGCCAACGGAACCTACCTGCGGAACACCGAAATTCCCTCGGACAAGGCCCGTTTCGGCCCGTTCGACGTCCTGTACGAAAACGCCCAGGGCCAGCTGAAATCGATCATCGAGGCCAGCGCCGCCAACCCCACCAACGCCAACGCCCAAAAGGTCGGCGCCCTCTACGCCAGCTTCATGGACGAAGCCCGCGTCAACCAGTTGGGCGCCCAACCCCTGGCCGCTGACCTGGCTGCCGTCCGCGCCGTCGCGGACCACAGCGGCATGGCCCGCCTGATGGGCGAGAGCCACGCCGGCTTCGGCGGCTCCCTGTTCGGCGTCGATGTGTTCGAGGACCTGCAGAACCCTAACCTCAACTCGGCCTACATGGGCCAGGGCGGCCTCGGCCTGCCCGACCGCGACTACTACCTGAAGGCCGACTTCGCGCCTCAGCGTGAAGCCTATGTCGCCTACATCACCCGCGCCCTGACCGCCGCCGGTTGGGACAACCCGGCGCAGGCCGCCGCCGACATCCTCGCCTTCGAGACCAAGGTCGCCGAGAAGCACTGGACCACGGTCGAGCGTCGCCAGATCGACAAGATCTACAACCCGGCCCCCACCGCAGACCTGGCCAAGCTGGCCCCCGGCTTTGACTGGACCGCCTTCCTGCAAGGCGCCCAGATCTCCAACGTGCCGACCATCGTCCTGATGGAAAACACCGCCATCCCCGGCATCGCCCAGGTCTTCGCCGACACCTCGCTGGACACGCTGAAGGCGTGGGAAGCCTTCCAGATCGTCGATCAGGCCGGGCCCTATCTGTCCGACGCCTTTGTCGACTCGCGCTTCGAGTTCCGCGGCAAGACCCTGCGCGGTCAGCCCGAAAACCGTCCGCGCTGGAACCGCGGCGTGGCCCTGGTCGACGGCCAGCTGGGCGAGGTTCTGGGCCAGGAATACGTTCGCCTGCACTTCCCCGCCTCGTCCAAGACCCAGATGGAGGCCCTGGTCGCCAACCTCAGCGCCGCCATGACCGAGCGCCTGAAGAAGCTGGACTGGATGAGCGAGCCGACGCGCGAGCAGGCCCTGCTCAAGATGTCGAAGTTCGGCGTCAAGATCGGCTATCCCGAGAAATGGCGCAGCTATGACGGCCTGGAGCTGTCCGCCGGCGACCTCTACGGCAACGTCGAGCGCGCCTCGGCCTTCGACTGGGCCTGGAAGCGCGGCAAGATCGGCCAGCCGGTCGATCCGCTGGAATGGGGCATGACGCCCCAGACGGTGAACGCCTACTACAACCCGCCGCGCAACGAGATCGTCTTCCCCGCCGCCATCCTGCAACCGCCCTTCTTCGACCCGCACGCCGATCCGGCGGTCAACTATGGCGGCATCGGCGCCGTCATCGGCCACGAGATCACCCACGGCTTCGACGATCAGGGCCGCAAGTCGGACGCCGACGGCGTCCTGCGCGACTGGTGGACGCCCGAGGACGCTGCGCGCTTCGACGCCCGCGCCAAGGTCCTGGGCGCCATCTACGATGCTCAGGAGCCGATTGCGGGCACGCCCATCAACGGCGACCTGACCATGGGCGAGAACATCGCCGACCTCGGCGGTCTGCTGATGGCCCTGGACGCCTATCACCGCAGCCTGAACGGCCAGCCGGCGCCCGTCATCGACGGCCTGACCGGCGACCAGCGCGTCTTCCTCGGCTGGGCTCAGGTCTGGCGCGAGAAATCGCGCGAGGCCGCGCTTAAGGAGCAACTGACGACCGACCCGCACTCGCCGGGCGCCGCCCGCGCCTCGACCCCGCCGCGCAACATCGACGCCTGGTACGCCGCCTTCGGCGTCACGCCCGATCAGGCGCAGTACATCGCCCCGGAAAGCCGCGCCCGCATCTGGTAA
- the rnd gene encoding ribonuclease D, with protein sequence MTPITTNDALIEFCERLAKAPFITVDTEFMRETTYWPKLCLIQAASPTDAAIIDPLAEELDLEPFLALLRDESIIKVFHAARQDVEIFNRLGAMPKPMFDTQVAAMAAGFGDQVSYEQLVRQMLRQELDKGSRFTDWARRPLSEAQLVYALGDVTHLAALYPKLRDRLEKEGRLDWVMSEMGALTDPALYDTTPENAWKRLKPKKFSAKYLAAFVATAVWRERAAQERDQPRGRILKDEGIDEIATQAPTDPEAFNRLRSVPKGFGGSRLGLELAAELKRVLADPEAHAPKLERPAHSQPAPPSVVELLKVLLKAKSDNAGVATKLIANVADLEKIANDDNADVEAMKGWRRQLFGDDALKLKRGEIALVLNGSRVEVVEIEG encoded by the coding sequence ATGACGCCAATCACCACCAATGACGCGCTAATCGAGTTCTGTGAACGGCTGGCCAAGGCCCCGTTTATCACGGTCGACACCGAGTTCATGCGCGAGACGACCTACTGGCCCAAGCTGTGCCTGATCCAGGCGGCTTCGCCCACCGACGCCGCGATCATCGACCCGCTGGCCGAGGAACTGGACCTGGAGCCCTTCCTCGCGCTGCTGCGCGACGAATCGATCATCAAGGTCTTCCACGCCGCCCGTCAGGATGTCGAAATCTTCAACCGCCTGGGCGCCATGCCCAAGCCGATGTTCGACACCCAGGTCGCCGCCATGGCCGCCGGCTTCGGCGATCAAGTCAGCTATGAACAGCTGGTCCGCCAGATGCTGCGCCAGGAACTGGACAAGGGCAGCCGCTTCACCGACTGGGCGCGCCGTCCGCTGTCGGAGGCGCAACTGGTCTATGCCCTGGGCGATGTGACCCACCTGGCCGCCCTCTATCCCAAGCTGCGCGACCGCCTGGAAAAAGAAGGCCGTCTGGACTGGGTCATGTCCGAAATGGGCGCCCTGACCGATCCGGCTCTCTATGACACCACGCCGGAGAATGCGTGGAAGCGTCTGAAGCCCAAGAAGTTCAGCGCCAAATATCTGGCCGCCTTCGTCGCCACCGCCGTCTGGCGTGAGCGCGCCGCGCAGGAACGCGACCAGCCGCGCGGCCGCATCCTGAAGGATGAAGGCATCGATGAGATCGCGACCCAGGCCCCGACCGATCCCGAGGCCTTCAACCGCCTGCGTTCCGTGCCCAAGGGCTTTGGCGGTTCGCGCCTGGGTCTGGAACTGGCCGCGGAACTGAAGCGCGTCCTGGCCGACCCGGAAGCCCATGCGCCCAAGCTGGAACGTCCGGCCCACAGCCAGCCGGCGCCGCCCTCGGTGGTGGAACTGCTGAAGGTGCTGCTGAAGGCCAAGAGCGACAACGCCGGCGTGGCCACCAAGCTGATCGCCAACGTCGCCGATCTGGAAAAGATCGCCAACGACGACAACGCTGACGTCGAAGCCATGAAGGGCTGGCGTCGCCAGCTGTTCGGCGACGACGCGCTGAAGCTGAAGCGCGGCGAGATTGCTCTGGTGCTGAACGGCTCGCGGGTCGAAGTCGTCGAGATCGAAGGTTAG
- a CDS encoding VOC family protein, with the protein MPVTGIGGFFFRAKDTKALADWYLTHLGVGAPENVWIWNQQAGPTVFAPFKEDSDYFAADHRWMLNLRVEGLDDLIASLTAAGIAVITKPEWDAAPEIGRFARIHDPEGNPIELWEPASPPA; encoded by the coding sequence ATGCCAGTCACCGGAATCGGCGGCTTCTTCTTCCGCGCCAAGGACACCAAGGCCCTGGCCGACTGGTATCTGACCCACCTCGGCGTCGGCGCGCCGGAAAACGTCTGGATATGGAACCAGCAGGCAGGGCCGACGGTCTTCGCCCCGTTCAAGGAAGACAGCGACTATTTCGCCGCCGATCACCGCTGGATGCTGAACCTGCGGGTCGAGGGTCTGGACGACCTGATCGCCTCCCTGACCGCCGCGGGGATCGCGGTCATCACCAAGCCGGAATGGGACGCTGCCCCCGAGATCGGACGCTTCGCGCGCATCCATGACCCCGAGGGCAATCCGATCGAGTTGTGGGAGCCGGCGTCGCCGCCGGCTTGA